In one Thermococcus sp. 2319x1 genomic region, the following are encoded:
- the glmD gene encoding glucosamine-6-phosphate deaminase — protein sequence MHKTIKEIRRIPKGILEAQKAFERFANLYEFKIPGEVLFTGCGSSYFLSQLLAMITTHLGGRGIALPCSELLYSREYYPLGTPQLLVSISRSGETTEAIMAIEALNIPKLALTAYESTLSRMADYALIVPTHEESIVMTHSFPAFYFAYLQLLLKSWGRETYNALEISQLTEEVLKAEPYIRNLVDSFDFRNVIFLGSGILYPVALEAMLKMKEMALFWSEAYHTFEVRHGFKSIADDGTLVVLLTNRPFDWHEKLTKEFQNQGAKVFTVAPENTGADYFLKTQELEGAIAPIVYLPVIQLLAYYKAVQMGLNPDNPRFLSKVVKW from the coding sequence ATGCACAAGACGATCAAGGAAATCAGAAGGATTCCGAAAGGAATTCTTGAGGCTCAGAAGGCTTTTGAAAGGTTTGCTAATCTATACGAATTCAAGATACCCGGTGAAGTTCTCTTTACGGGTTGTGGTTCCTCTTACTTTCTGTCGCAGTTGCTGGCCATGATAACCACACACCTGGGGGGCAGGGGAATTGCCCTCCCTTGCTCCGAACTTCTTTATTCCCGCGAATACTATCCTTTGGGAACCCCTCAGCTCCTCGTTTCAATCTCGCGTTCTGGGGAGACTACCGAGGCGATAATGGCCATTGAGGCACTAAACATCCCCAAGCTTGCCCTCACAGCCTACGAGAGCACGCTCTCAAGAATGGCAGACTATGCTCTGATCGTTCCTACTCATGAGGAGAGCATTGTGATGACTCACTCCTTCCCGGCTTTCTACTTTGCCTACCTCCAGCTCCTTCTGAAATCGTGGGGTAGGGAGACTTATAACGCCCTTGAAATCTCACAGCTCACGGAAGAGGTACTCAAAGCAGAGCCATACATCAGGAATCTCGTGGATTCCTTTGACTTCAGGAACGTCATATTCCTCGGTTCGGGGATCCTCTACCCAGTAGCCCTCGAAGCAATGCTGAAGATGAAGGAAATGGCGCTCTTCTGGAGCGAGGCATATCATACCTTCGAGGTCAGGCACGGCTTCAAGTCGATAGCAGATGATGGAACACTCGTTGTTTTGCTTACCAATAGGCCCTTTGATTGGCACGAGAAGCTCACAAAGGAGTTCCAGAATCAGGGTGCGAAGGTCTTCACGGTTGCTCCCGAAAACACGGGAGCTGACTATTTCCTGAAGACTCAAGAGCTGGAGGGGGCTATTGCACCAATCGTCTACCTCCCGGTTATCCAGCTCTTGGCCTACTACAAAGCGGTTCAAATGGGCCTCAATCCCGATAATCCGCGCTTCCTGAGCAAGGTTGTAAAGTGGTGA